In the Malassezia vespertilionis chromosome 1, complete sequence genome, one interval contains:
- the SLM5_1 gene encoding asparagine--tRNA ligase (COG:J; EggNog:ENOG503NV9Y): protein MEERVVDLPVAQADIEEQLAPPIAWIPSHVPVTTDVPEPLAHMLDMLVTGTLRGQVAEPVALDMVDTARYGDVVRASPIAVIQPVDESGGSGAQDWIVVIQVRSTGAVRRVATELGGYLKHTVPPSTSGTISSLDTLLGPPKQVEEPSKPQAPRPAGMSRIEHEMGTRLPAWQIQKIALSRKFPDGWSPMSKLSHEAQHGLRVLHDADPDRFNALVLSKRFRISPESVRRILKSRWEPNVDEANRQNHRAMAAEAMRKSVGAYEREQAELQELRGEIDLDVAPRSFTQAPTGAHAQPVRFEGLVSSADLAAGSKKQKSVASRGSGDWCLIDAGWIVVHVMLDSARARYRIEDMWREETVA, encoded by the exons ATGGAGGAACGCGTCGTGGATCTGCCAGTCGCGCAGGCAGACATAGaggagcagcttgcgccgccgattGCGTGGATTCCTTCCCATGTTCCGGTCACCACGGACGTGCCGGAGCCGCTTGCTCATATGCTAGATATGCTTGTTACAGGGACGCTCCGCGGTCAGGTAGCGGAGCCAGTAGCATTGGACATGGTCGATACTGCGCGGTACGGCGATGTCGTGCGTGCGTCACCAATTGCTGTAATCCAACCTGTGGATGAATCTGGTGGATCAGGTGCGCAGGATTGGATAGTTGTGATACAAGTGCGTAGCACAGGCGCGGTTCGTCGCGTCGCCACGGAACTGGGCGGCTAT CTCAAGCACACAGTACCTCCCTCAACGAGCGGAACTATTTCGTCCTTGGATACGCTGCTTGGGCCGCCGAAGCAGGTCGAAGAACCAAGTAAGCCGCAGGCACCGCGCCCTGCAGGGATGTCGCGCATTGAGCACGAAATGGGCACGCGCCTTCCAGCTTGGCAGATTCAAAAAATCGCGCTGTCTCGCAAGTTTCCGGATGGGTGGTCTCCCATGTCGAAGCTCTCGCACGAGGCGCAACATGGATTGCGAgtgctgcacgacgcagATCCTGATCGATTTAACGCTCTTGTTTTGAGCAAACGCTTCCGGATCAGCCCTGAGAGCGTGCGGCGGATCCTAAAAAGCCGATGGGAGCCGAATGTCGACGAAGCAAACCGCCAAAATCACCGTGCCATGGCAGCAGAAGCAATGCGAAAAAGCGTTGGTGCATatgagcgcgagcaggcaGAGCTGCAAGAGCTGCGTGGGGAGATTGACTTGGacgttgcgccgcgcagctttACGCAAGCCCCCACaggcgcacacgcgcagccCGTGCGCTTCGAAGGCCTCGTTTCAAGTGCAGATCTTGCTGCGGGTAGTAAAAAACAAAAGAGCGTCGCTTCGCGCGGGTCGGGCGACTGGTGCCTTATTGATGCAGGCTGGATTGTCGTACATGTCATGTTGGACAGCGCCCGTGCACGGTACCGGATCGAGGATATGTGGCGGGAAGAGACGGTGGCATAA
- a CDS encoding uncharacterized protein (TransMembrane:2 (o31-51i63-80o); COG:S; EggNog:ENOG503P2CU): MLVKEFKTPFQAIDIDPQFRRVVSYFRPSDYAAWAASLASFPTALYLMESASPTRPRFGMRTPMRLAGTLGLVGGFLLAYQRSSFRFWGWSENEREVERAKKDKEAGKVIGRGESSLSDEMQGAAFRNSLYSQLNFAVLPWFNFVNHKFHDTPSSSNAQE, encoded by the exons atgc TGGTTAAAGAGTTCAAGACACCTTTTCAAGCCATTGATATTGACCCGCAGTTCCGGCGCGTAGTTTCGTACTTCCGCCCGTCGGACTACGCTGCGTGGGCGGCCTCGTTGGCCTCTTTCCCTACGGCGCTGTACTTGATGG AGTCAGCGAGTCCTACACGGCCACGCTTTGGCATGCGCACTCCGATGCGACTTGCCGGAACATTGGGTCTTGTAGGAGGGTTCCTCCTAGCATAccagcgctcgagcttcCGTTTTTGGGGCTGGAGTGAGAATGAACGCGAGGTTGAACGCGCTAAAAAGGACAAGGAGGCTGGAAAAGTAATTGGAAGGGGCGAGAGCTCTCTATCTGATGAGATGCAAGGCGCCGCGTTCCGTAACAGTCTATACTCGCAGCTCAACTTTGCGGTCCTCCCTTGGTTCAACTTTGTGAACCACAAGTTCCACGacacgccgagcagcagcaatgCACAGGAGTAA
- a CDS encoding uncharacterized protein (COG:S; EggNog:ENOG503P286), translating into MEEVALDKIPEVDANGNPQLVAVDQGQYFPFSVDPETGTVDAPGQDVKLLNMLARWTKMMPPKAPFPPPPHIVQTTLSKNVQMAKDSGNASYRTKDWPSAIKHYTMGIAMATTRPLWEASELTSDELTTLLANRSAAFNGAEAYVEALCDADAVVKIRKPWSKGHFRKGQALTGLKRYEEARAAYMLGQQFEPDNEEFAKAIAALPKA; encoded by the coding sequence ATGGAAGAGGTCGCGCTAGATAAGATCCCCGAGGTCGATGCGAACGGTAACCCACAGCTGGTCGCGGTGGATCAAGGCCAGTATTTTCCATTTTCGGTCGATCCCGAGACTGGCACCGTGGATGCGCCCGGGCAGGATGTCAAGCTTCTCAATATGCTCGCTCGATGGACTAAAATGATGCCACCGAAAGCCCCGTTCCCGCCACCACCACATATTGTGCAGACAACGTTGAGCAAAAATGTGCAGATGGCAAAAGATTCGGGCAACGCGAGCTACCGTACTAAGGACTGGCCGTCGGCGATCAAGCATTACACTATGGGCATCGCCATGGCGACGACCCGTCCGTTGTGGGAGGCGAGCGAGTTGACGAGTGATGAGCTTACGACACTGCTGGCTAACCGTAGTGCGGCATTTAATGGCGCTGAAGCCTACGTCGAGGCACTGTGCGATGCGGACGCGGTGGTAAAGATCCGTAAACCGTGGAGCAAGGGTCACTTTCGCAAGGGGCAAGCGCTCACAGGTCTGAAACGCTAcgaagaagcgcgtgcggcgtaCATGCTCGGTCAGCAATTTGAGCCGGATAATGAAGAATTTGCAAAAGCTATTGCGGCACTCCCAAAGGCGTGA
- the atp12 gene encoding ATP synthase mitochondrial F1 complex assembly factor 2 (COG:C; BUSCO:EOG09264L6D; EggNog:ENOG503NVZS): MLRLRESSRAESLAQSLRQDASQMSGQKKEANKQIERFWKDVNLRYVPAEEVPEVGEDHFVIQLDNRSLRTPGGNILRVPSERPLLACLTAQEWDEQEKVLRPTSLPITSLIARSIDGFVTERDRADVEQYLLKYLDTDATCFYEDEPPALAALQEKRWDPLIAWAKEHFQIDINVAINTLSNKQPDATRERVAQILASLEPLDLASMERAVMTSKSIIIGLALVYRRIDAEQAALAAEVETAAQASIWGAVEDSHDVDHADLRERLASVACAQVITEPELVGRFVDVLHRKYGN; the protein is encoded by the coding sequence atgctgcgcttgcgcgagTCATCTCGCGCTGAATCGCTTGCGCAGAGCCTACGGCAAGATGCGAGTCAAATGTCGGGGCAGAAGAAGGAAGCAAACAAACAGATCGAGCGCTTTTGGAAAGACGTGAATTTACGATACGTGCCCGCAGAAGAGGTGCCCGAGGTTGGTGAAGATCATTTTGTGATACAGCTTGACAATCGgtctttgcgcacgcccgGCGGAAACATTCTTCGCGTCCCGAGCGAGCGCCCATTGCTTGCCTGTCTTACTGCGCAGGAATGGGACGAGCAGGAAAAGGTGCTGCGTCCGACGTCATTGCCGATTACATCGCTtattgcgcgcagcattgaTGGATTTGTTACCGAGCGCGACAGGGCCGACGTGGAACAGTACCTGCTTAAGTACCTGGATACGGACGCGACCTGTTTTTATGAAGATGAGCCACCCGCGCTAGCTGCACTGCAAGAGAAGCGCTGGGATCCATTGATTGCATGGGCAAAAGAGCATTTTCAAATTGATATTAACGTTGCCATTAATACACTTAGCAACAAGCAGCCAGACGCGACAAGGGAGCGGGTTGCACAAATCCTCGCTTCCCTAGAGCCGCTGGACCTTGCGTCGATGGAGCGCGCGGTGATGACCTCCAAGTCAATTATTATTGGTCTTGCTCTTGTGTACCGCCGCATTGACGCCGAACAggccgcgcttgctgcCGAAGTCGAGACGGCGGCACAAGCGTCAATTTGGGGCGCCGTCGAAGATTCACACGACGTCGATCACGCCGACTTGCGCGAACGACTTGCGAGCGTTGCCTGTGCACAAGTCATCACGGAGCCAGAACTTGTTGGTCGCTTTGTAGATGTGCTGCACCGTAAATATGGTAATTAA
- a CDS encoding uncharacterized protein (COG:S; TransMembrane:5 (o27-46i58-75o81-100i159-181o279-302i); EggNog:ENOG503NY3S) — MEDQDVLTGTTQTMTIMDIVERVPPSIMQLLVALGPLINVFHRFLVIATWRGGYTTRMQSWLLLLCCILVCLYGYETLRYAPQAVILVCIGYSYLSASYARVAGNGKLDGQGATTQSVKKTIAQLGDISDFVVALRETVFDPLFTLLQTRSSGMGVRHLVIFLLVTWPLWLLCVIPANLWFTNFVTLRTSAGAVLKSEQAQAVRAYMYTTVLPSANEFAYAHAPKLHAKSVQYAPHMCKYIVQPALWAAHHLVHAMHYIPLSLQTFPPFPIASFSVRHIFLVLVCILLTWCSPWATMLRLVLWRSALVRHLLIGFVNVCSGTENIAEAWRNAMPKRYAPPKLVQSKNMQSYETVFEFAVYENQRWWIGLDWTAALLPQERPSWADVDSNAVAPPASFSLPGAVRTFVASSIVPGKEDCRTAVWRWVEPEWHVLGAQSITSSVHTPSLAASSAPEMHTDAMGHVLDAADRANAAAAAEAAQSSLTKTEQNAMQSSEAELPEALKTVVRAAASARDPLDVDAQGWQYGDNAWEKMSSHSGVGRYTRRRCWIRRAVLVETVERGVRKSQ; from the coding sequence ATGGAGGATCAGGATGTGCTAACGGGCACGACCCAAACAATGACTATAATGGACATAGTCGAGCGTGTGCCTCCTAGTATCATGCAGCTTCTTGTTGCGCTGGGGCCACTTATCAACGTATTTCACCGATTTCTTGTGATCGCAACTTGGCGGGGTGGGTATACCACGCGGATGCAGTCGTGGCTCTTGCTGCTCTGCTGCATTCTTGTATGCTTGTACGGCTACGAGACACTGCGGTATGCACCACAAGCGGTAATTCTGGTGTGCATTGGCTATAGCTACTTGTCTGCGTcgtacgcgcgcgtcgccggGAATGGCAAACTTGACGGCCAAGGCGCCACGACGCAGTCTGTGAAAAAGACaattgcgcagctgggcgACATTTCCGACTTTgtcgtcgcgctgcgcgaaacTGTTTTTGACCCTCTCTTTACCTTGCTGCAAACACGTAGCAGTGGCATGGGAGTGCGGCACTTGGTGATTTTTTTGCTAGTGACATGGCCACTTTGGCTCCTTTGCGTCATCCCTGCGAACCTCTGGTTTACCAACTTTGTTACGCTGCGCACTTCGGCTGGCGCGGTGCTTAAGAGcgagcaagcgcaagctgtgCGTGCGTATATGTACACCACTGTGCTCCCAAGTGCAAACGAATTTGCAtatgcgcatgcgccaaaACTGCACGCCAAAAGTGTGCAGTATGCACCGCATATGTGCAAGTACATTGTTCAACCTGCCCTTTGGGCTGCGCATCATTTGGTGCATGCAATGCACTACATCCCACTTTCATTGCAGACCTTCCCGCCGTTCCCGATTGCTTCCTTCTCTGTGCGGCACATTTTCCTCGTCCTTGTCTGTATCCTCTTGACATGGTGCTCTCCATGGGCGACAATGCTGCGCCTGGTTTTgtggcgcagtgcgttGGTTCGTCATCTCCTGATTGGTTTTGTGAATGtatgcagcggcacggAAAACATTGCCGAAGCATGGCGCAACGCAATGCCGAAGCGCTATGCACCGCCAAAGCTTGTGCAATCCAAGAACATGCAGTCCTATGAAACTGTGTTTGAGTTTGCCGTCTACGAAAACCAGCGGTGGTGGATTGGACTCGACTGGaccgctgcgctgcttcccCAAGAGCGACCTAGCTGGGCAGATGTCGACAGCAATGCCGTCGCGCCACCGGCCTCGTTTAGCTTGCCCGGAGCTGTACGCACGTTCGTGGCCTCTTCCATTGTTCCTGGCAAGGAGGACTGCCGTACCGCAGTCTGGCGCTGGGTCGAGCCCGAATGGCACGTCCTCGGCGCTCAGTCAATCACTTCTAGCGTTCACACACCATCACTTGCAGCTTCATCGGCCCCAGAAATGCACACGGACGCCATGGGGCATGTTCTAGATGCAGCCGACCGCGCCAAcgcggccgccgccgccgaagcTGCCCAGTCGTCGCTCACCAAAACTGAGCAAAATGCGATGCAGTCCAGCGAAGCGGAGCTCCCGGAAGCGTTGAAGACTGTGGTGCGTGCAGcagcctcggcgcgcgatccTTTGGATGTGGATGCGCAAGGATGGCAGTACGGCGACAATGCATGGGAGAAGATGAGCTCCCATAGCGGCGTCGGTCGCtacacgcggcgccgctgctggattcggcgcgcagtgctcgTTGAAAcagtcgagcgcggcgtgcgcaaatcgcAATAG